The Capra hircus breed San Clemente chromosome 11, ASM170441v1, whole genome shotgun sequence genomic interval GGCGGTCCCCATGATACAGCCCCTGGAAGAGCATGGCCTCATGACCATCACCATGGACTCGACTCTGGAGGAGCCGCCCCCCCCACCTGAGTAGGGCTCTGGGCGCTAGCGGGAGGGGAATTAAACGGTATTTAGTTACTCTGTGCTGTCCTCCCTGGGCCCCTCGGGGGGCGTCCGCGGTGGGGGGGCCCTGCACGCATCTGGTCGCCCCCTTTCTCTTCACTGGGGTGCCCGCTCTAGGCTCACGCTGTCCACCCTCCGGGCAGGGGTCCACACCTCTGGGTGTCTGCCCTTCCTGCATGCCTCAGCCCGgctcctccctgcctctgcctgcTGCTTTGTCCCGTGAAGCCTGCAGGCCCcggcccctgccccaccccgggAAAACACTAAGACAGGACCTGTGACTCGCCTGAGCCCAGAGAAGCAGCATGTGACGGGAGGACTTGGGCCGCGTGCCCTGCCCCACCCATGAGTTTCCTTGAGGTTCCGGGAGAGCCcttgtttggggggggggggcaggtgaCTGCCTCCCCTTCCTCAGGAGTGCTGCCCTTCCGCCCGCCCCCACCACATCTCCTGGTCGGCGGGCTCAGGGGCCCCTCAGCCGTCCACCATGGGGATGGGGCGGTGCTAGGTGGGGACTGCTGTGTGCGCCCTGGGATCACTTGCTGAGTGGAGACAGAGGGGGCTGTGCAGCAGGGCGCACTGGCTCCTAAGTTGTGTCGCTGCTGAGTTGGGCAGGGGAGAGATTGTGGGGGATGGCATGGCCCAGTTGCTCAGGCCTCCTGGGGTCACGGGATGGCGCACCACACAGGTGAGGAGGGGGCGCGGTCTTTACAGCGCTGCTGGCCCGGAGCCAAGTGGAGCTCAGAGCTTTGGGACAGGTGGCTGGCAGTGCCCTGCCTTTGGCTGTGTGCCCAGCCTCCACCCTAGGCGCAGGACCAGCCGTGGGACAGGAACTGTCTGTGCTCAGGCCGGAGAGTTGATATTTGTGCGGCCGCCGCAGGGTCGGACAGGCTCTGGCAACACGCGGACAGCGGACCTCCACGACTGTCCCCATGCGGAGTCCCTCCTTTCCCTCGtgggggccgccgccgccgccgccgccgccgctgcagctgctactgctgctgttgccATGGCCAGTCTGGACCCAGGCGCCCGCCGCAGCCGCCTCCTGGGGAACCCCGGGCGCCCTAGACTGCCCCGAGGCCTGCGTGTGCGCGCCGGGGGGCCAGGCCAACTGCTCGGGGCGCGCGCTGCCCGCCGTGCCAGGGGGCTTGAACCGGCGCGTCCGCGTGCTGCTGCTGAACCACAACCGCGTGCACGCGCTGCCTCCGGGCGCCTTCGTGGATGCCGGCGCGCTGCTCCGCCTGGACCTGCGCGAGAATGGACTGCGCTGGGTGCACGCGCGGGCCTTCTGGGGCCTGGGCGCGCTGGAGCAGCTAGACCTCAGCGCCAACCAGCTAGAGGGGCTGCTGCCCGGCACTTTCGCGCCACTGCGCGCTCTGCGCGCCCTCTCGCTGGCTGAGAACCGGCTGGCGCGCCTAGAGCCCGCGGCGCTGGGCGCGCTCCCGCTGCTGCGCGCGCTCAGCCTGCAGGACAACGACCTGCCTGCGCTCCCGTCCGGGCTCCTGGCTGGCCTGCCAGCTCTCAATACGCTGCGCCTGCGCGGCAACCCCTGGACCTGTGGCTGCGCGCTGCGCCCACTCTGCGCCTGGCTTCGCGGACACCCGCGGCACGCGCCAGGTGAGCCCTCGGGGGCGCGGGCGGGCAGGGCGGGCCGCTACCCCCGCGACCGTCTGACGCCGCGCCCGTGTCCCGCAGAGGCCGAGACGCTGCTTTGCGTATCGCCGGGGCGCCTGACGCTCAGCCCCTTGACCGCCTTCCCGGACGCCGCCTTCAGCCACTGCGCGCGGCCCCTTGCCGCCCAGGATCTGGCCGTGGTCTATGCTCTCGGGCCCGTCTCCTTCCTCGCTAGCCTGGCCGCCTGTCTGGCCCTGGGCTCCGCGTTCACTGCCTGCGGCGctcgccaccgccgccgccgccgccgcgccgccgcccgccgccagCAGAGGCGGCAGCCGGATCCTGGCCCCGGCACAGCCTCGCCTGCGGCCACCGCCGCCCAAGCTTGAGGGGCCGCGGCCGCCCTCGAACCTCTCCCCACCCGCTTGCCCCTCCCGCATTCCTGACGGCGTCAACAAGCGACTCAGCTCGAAATTTTCGCGACATTCCTTTTGGCATCACCACTGCACAcaccgggcggggcggggcgggggtcggCGCGCGCCGGGCCCCTGGGCTGGAGGGCCCGGGCCGCACGGGGGAGGCGCGCCCGGACGCGGAAGGGCCGGGCCTGCACGCGGCGGGGCTGAGGAGGCAAAGAGAAGGCTCAGCCCTCGCAGGGTCCGGAGAAGGTGGGAGGCAGTGGGGAGCCCGAGCGCGCCCCAGGGAGGCGCTGCCAGCGGGTGGAGTTCAGGGTCTGCAGTCCAGGAAGGGCAGGGCCAGCTCAGAGGATGGGGTGAAGCGGAGAAGGGGTACAGGCAGgaagggggaggtggggtggaggcCGTGCGGTGCGAGGGCGTGGGAGGGGTGGCCCAGCCAGCCCGGGCCAAGGCCCACCGTAGCTCTGGGAGTGGCTGGGAAGGATGGGGCTCCAGTCTCTGCGCCAAGCCCCTCTGCCGGGCCGAGTCAACTGCTCCCCCTGCCGCTCAGAGAccccagggccctgcctctgccgGAGCGCCCTGAGGCCCTGCCCAGCCAGCTCAGCTCTGGCCCGTCCTCAGCGGCTCTCGTCCGAGCCTCAGTCCAGCAGGGGCTGCCCCCCGGCAGCAGGGCGGACGGACGGACGGGAGGCACGGGGTGGGCAGTCTCTGGCAGGCGGGCTTCCCTCAGGCCTTCCCGAGCAGCACGACCCCTCAGTGTCCTTGGCCGGGCTAACGGGGCGGGTGGGCGCCTCCGggcgcctcacaccacggtgctgACCGAGGGATCTGAGAGGTTGAGCGGGCCCGTGATATCAGTGGGATGGTACTGCtgcaaaatagaaatacagaCAAGGCGCCCGTTAGCCCGGCCGCCAGGGGCACGCGCGGGGCCGGGACGGGtgggccggccggccggccgacCGGCGGGCAGGCGGGCGCGGCCTGGGGGAGGCTGGGGGGCGCTCCTCCCCCGCCCCGTCGTGCTCCGGGACTCTGCGTGGGCCGGGCCGCTGTCCCgtccgtctgtctgtctgtctgcgggggagggggcagaggagggCGGGCAGGGCGTCTCAGCTGTCCCTATGCCGGGCACACATCTGCAGCTGGCCCTCCTCCCTCTCAACAGCGCGTCGCGGCAGCACTGTGTCTTTTTGGTTTTGCAAAGCGCCGCGTCCACCCCCGGTGCTCTATAAATAAGAACCAACAATCAATACCCGCTGGCCCCGCCGGCCGCCAGGGACCCAGCCCTGAGCGCCCAGTGCCGCCCTGGCCCAGACCAGCCACGGGACAGGGGCAGCGCATCTCAGCGGCCGCACTGACCCCACCCCTCCCAACAGAGCCccccacccaggcctccctccgAGCAGGTGCCCAGCCGGAAACGGTGGGGGGGCTGGGCTGCcctcccctgcccagcccccagctgGCAGTGTCCCCAGTCATCCCTGCAGGGCCGGCCAGCCCCAGATGCCACGTGGCACCAGAGCTGGCCTGGAGGGTGGTCCCCGGGGAGGCTCGGGCAAGGAGTCTGCTGGGAGCGTGTCCCGGGACAGGCACCCTGAGGGTCTCTGAGCTGCGCCCAGGCCAGCTAAGGGGCTTGTGAGTGGGCTCTGGGCCGGGACGGGGGTGGGATTCTGTTGCCCTCGGAAAGTGGCCCACTGCCTATGTAACTCTCCTGCCCCTCCTTTCGCCTGCCTGGCCCCAGAGCTCTGTCTGCTGGGCGCCCCCTCCCCGGCTGCCCCACCACTGGTCCTTGCTGGCCCTCCCAGCCCCCGGCGGGGCCCCTGGCTCAGGCCCCACCCAGTTCCCGAGCTGCAGGGCTCCAGGCCTGTGCTCAGCCCCTCGGGCCGCCCCTGTCCAGCCACTCTGCCTGTGCTGAGCCCTAGCAGTGGAGTAGCCTGGCCTCACGGGCCCCTTTGGGGCAGGCGGTGACCTCACCCCAGACCTGGATGGCTCTGCGCTGCGCCCTGTCTGTCCTGCGCCTGCCCCTCTTCCCTCGCGCTGTGGGCAGGGGCTACAAATCCTGCTTCCACCTGGATCGTAAGGCTGGGGTGATGCTGCCTGTGAACTGGGGGCTCCTTGTGGACAGGAGGACAAGCCGCCCCTGAACCGCGGGGAAGCTGATGGGCTGAGGGCTGTGCTGGCCCTGGGCGGGCCCTCCTCGCCCGGGGACGCTCCCAGCAGGGCTAGGCCAGTCTTGGAGGCCTGGGGTTCAAGCACACACACCTGGGACAGAGACAGGCTGCCCAGGCGGGAAGGCAGGGAACCCTTGGCTCAGGCTCTGAAGGGGCTGGGGGTCAGGCGCTGAAGCACTGCTCCCCTACATGGGGGTCTCCCCTCCCTGAGCCTCGGTGCCCAAGGCTTGCCAGCCACAGCTTTCGGGGCCACCCCCCCGCCCCATTCTCAGACCCCCAGGTGCTGCCAGCACGCCTCCCGCAGGGCCCCTGCTCGGCCTGGGGTGGGAGCTGCCGCCTCTGGTCCCACCCGTTCCCCATCTGACGGCCCCTGTGGCCAGGGGCCTGTGCCAACTCCAGGCCCCAGCCGTCCACCCAGATGGAGCCGGGCCCGGCCCCCCAGCCCCGGCCCACACAGAGACCACACGGAGGGGATGCGACAGGCATGGCTCTGGTGAGGCACGAGAGACAGGCGTCTGGGTGGCAGGGCTGGCAGCCAGACAGATGGACGGTGGGACGCCACAGGCTCCCCTCCACGGACGTCGCAGGGAGGGAGCGAGGGCAGTGGGCCTCTGCCTGGGAGAAGCTGGAGGGACGGGCGCGACAGGGAGGTGGTGTGGCCTCCTGACGGCTGAGGAGCCCGGGACGGGGTGGCCCTGTGCGCCCGGGGCTGCGGGCACAGCCCTGAGTGGGGAGGCTGGCCGGCTGACCAACGACATGACATGGCTTTAAGATGGCGCGTGGCATCATGGCACGGGGGGCAGACTAACGCAGAGACACACGGGGAAGACAACCCAGCGGGCGGGCCCGCGGGCGAGGGCCGAGAGAGGGGCCCAGAGTCCGAGAGAGGCCCTAGTGTGCCGGGCGGGCAGCGGTGAGCGCAGAAGGGCCACGCGGGCGGAGGCGGATGGTGGGATGGCGAGGGCGGGCCTGACGCACGGGACACAGACACGGGGGCGAGGGGAGAGTCGGACACGTGGGACTGGGCGCTCTTCCCCTTACCGTGTCTTTGGAGGACCTACGTCTCTTGAAGCTGGAGGCCAGGGTGGAGGTGATAGCCCTAAGTGTGGCTTTCTTTTTAGGGTCGGGCTCTGCTCTACCACTCTTTCTATCCTAAAATGAACACGCACAAGTGATTAGACGGCCGAGGGCGGCGGCCACACCTGCCCTCGCCTGCTCCTGGGGGCTGCTGCCCAGCCTGGCTGGCCGCGCGGGCCCTcgctcctgcctgcctccctgtcctGGACGGACCAGCCACCGGCCCCATGCTCGCAGGGGGCCTCTGCTGCTGCCGGGGTCTCCGGCCTGATCTTCCTTGTGCTGGGACTGGGTTCGGGGAGGCGGGGTGGGGTCCTCAGCTGGCTGTCTTCCCTGGCTCCAAGGTGCCCCTGGTGTACGGTGCCCCAAGGAGGAGGAACCCCCTGAACACCGGGTGAGTCACCCCCACAGGCCCCACCAGCCACTCTGACCTCAGAGGAAGCGCACCGAGATTTAGGAAGGGGCTGAAGGGACTAAAAGCAGGTGGCGAGATGGATTGGagtgacagagagacagaggcgGCTCCTGGGACCCTGGCCTCAGGTCTGATGGCCAGGTGGGCCTTGCGCCCGCCACAGGGAGCAGCGGCCAGGTCCCAAGAGCAAGGGTGGGCAGACGAGAGGTGTGGGGACACCGGTGACCCCGGCCCCGGCCCTCCCTCTTGGCAACACCGGCTTCCTCCCAGGACACAGGCTCTGGGGAGGCACCCGGAGGAAGAGAAGAGCTGGGGCTGCCTGTGGGGCACGAGCCCGGCCCAGGTGGGCTGTGGGCAGCCCGTCCCCTGCTGCCAGCAGAGCCCCACGGGTGCAGCCTGGGGTGCCCAGCAGGACCGGCGGACCAGCTCAGACTGCAGTTACATGGAGCACAGCAGGGTGGCAGGGAACCGGGTCCTTGGAGGGGCGTGGGGCGGCGAGGGATGGTGGACTGCGCCTTGGACTCACACACTACACCCAGCTGGGTCCCTGTCTTACCCTGCCTCAGTCTGCCTTCCTATGGAATGGGCCTCGGTGGGCGACTCTGGAGACAGAGGGGCCAGGTGGACGCTCGGAGCCCGGCTTCGCAGAGGCGGCCACCCACAGGCGGCCCCCAGCACTGCGGCCTCGGCTGTGGCTCCCAGCTCCAGTCCTCGCCACTTGGGCTTCTGGGAGCCAGAGCCAGCGCTTCCGCCTGCGGGGATGGAggagggccgggccgggccgggccatGGGCACCAGGCCTCGGAGGGCGGCCTGCCCTACCTGCAGGTTCTTTCTCCACACGTTCACTGCCGCAAACGCCAGCTGCATCTGCTTCCGCCGGGCGTCCTTGTGCCGTTTATAGGCGATCTCGAtgaagatcaggaagatcccagccACGATGCCTCCAGCCACCAGCATGAAGACCCCTGGGGGGGACACCCAGTGTCTCAGCTGTGGCTGCTCCCGCTGCGGCCCCCTGGGGCGTCCATCCAGGCTTAGCAGGGGCCTtgacggggggcgggggtggggaggggggagggggcccACCTGCCATATTCTCGAAGGTGAGGGTAGCAGGGGCGTTGCTGCGCGAATCGCACTCCTGGTACCGAACCCACGTCTTGTCCAGGTCTTCCATGAAGCCGTTCTCGTGGGACCTGGATGGACGGGGCGCGTGAGCCCGGGCGGGGCAGGGCGGGGTGGGCCCGGGAGGGGctcgcggggcggggcggggctcgcggggcggggcggggccgggtgaGGCCCGCTCACTtgaggatggacagggagacgTTCTGCTTCCAGGGGCTGTCCTTGCGCATGCCGATGCCGAAACCAGAGCGGAAGAAGAGCTCGCCCGTGGTCACCAGGTCGCACTTCTGCGAGGCCTCGAACTCCAGCACCGCCGAGTCCCAGATGAAGGCGTGCAGCTTGCTGCGGGCAGGGGCGGGGTCACGGGGGCCACGCCTCCACGTGGCCCTGGCTCCCCGCGAGCCTTCCTCCTGCCAGCTGGGGACCCACCGTCTGTCCCCTCCCCGTGGCTCCCACACGGCCGGGACACTGAGTGTGGATGTGGACGCCCCCAGCCGGTCCAGCCCTCCCTTCACtcgcgccccgcccgccccgcccgccccgccctcaCTCGTCGAGCGCGGCCTGGATGGCCCCGCCCtctcccgccccgcccctcgctggccccgccccgccctcacTAGTCGCGCACGGCCTGGGTGGCCCCGCCctctcccgccccgccccctcactggcccccgccccctcactggcccccgcccctccctcgctggccccgccccgccctcacTAGTCGCGCACGGCCTGGGTGGCCCCGCCCtctcccgccccgcccctcgctggccccgcccctcccctcgctggccccgccccgccctcacTAGTCGCGCACGGCCTGggtggccccgccccgccccgccccgcccctcgctggccccgccccgccccctcactTGTCGCGCACGGCCTGGATGGCCTCCGCGGCGCTCTCGTAGTTGTGCTTCTCCATATGGCGGTACATGGTGCTCAGCTCCACCTGCCGCCGGAAGTAGATGTCCACCGAGCTCTGTTTCACCGTCGCGTAGATGAACTTGTCCGAGGGATTCCGCAGCTGCGGGGTCAGAGAGCCAGGCTCGTGGCTGCTCCCCGGCCGCGCCCCACCCCACGCAGCGGAGGGCCTGAGCgcctctctccccagcccccagccggGCCCGGCCTCACTCGCGGGTCGTTGATGCCGGTGATGCGCTCTTCCGGCCGGTCCAGCACCAGGAAGGCTGCCAGGTTGGCGGTGTAGGATGCCACAATGATCATGGCGAACCCCGCCCACACCATGCCCAGGATGCGCGCCGAGAAGCTTCTGGGGGCGCCTGCGGGCAGAGGACCGTCAGCTcggggcgggcggcggggcgggACGGGGCCCTGGCCTGGCGTCGCCTCACCTTCCCCGATGCCTGAGTTGAGCAGGACGCCCCAGGAGAACCACATAGCCGAAGACAGGGTCAGcgcatcctcctcctcctcctcgctgTTCACTTTGAACCGGCCGAAGGGGCTGCGGGGGCGCAAAGGGCGGGCGGGAGAGGGCGGGAGGGGCAGCCTGCCCCGGCCCTCGCCCGCTCTGCCCGCCCGCGGGTAAAGGAGTCTGGTCCCCGGGCCGCGCTCACCTGAAGCGGTCCAGCAGGTACAGCATCACGGCCACCACGTGCACAGACAGCCCCACCAGCAGCCACAGCGTGCTCTGGAAGGGCTGCATGAACGAGTCCAGCGTGCTCCGGGGGATCTCCTGCGGGGCCACAGGCCGTCagggccgccccgcccccccgggacgccgccccgccccgcctggCCTTCGCTCACCTTCTTGACCAGAATGGTCAGGCCCTGGTACTTGAAGGGCTTTGAGAACTCGATGTACTGCGCGCGCTCGTTGTTGATGGTCAGCGGGGCCACGATCATGTCCGCCTGCCCGCTGAGCAGCTCGCCCATCATCCcgttccattcctttttattgctgttgttcaccTGTGGGGCGACCCGCCGGTGGGGACGCGGACACCGCGGACCCCACTCCCCAGACAGGCTCCCACCCCGACCCATCTCATGGGTCACCCACTCCAGACTCCTCCCAGGCTCAGGCCCCGCCCGCCGAAGACCCTCCAGGGAGCAGGCCCCGGTCCTGCGCCGGCTCCTAGGGACCACTCCTACCCGCTCCTGCGTGCCGAACTTGCCGTCGGCCACCAGGTGAACCTCATAAGTGAAGTTCATGGTCCGCGCCAGCTTGATGAGCAGATCGATGCAGAAGCCGTAGCAGCACTGAGGCACAGTGTGGCGCGCTGGCAAACGGGGGCGCGGTGCGGTCAGCGAGGGGTGCGCGGGCACGTGGTCCCTGCCCGCCCGAGGCCAGTGCCCCTGGCCCCCGCCCCGCACTCACGGCTGCCCGGCGACGTGTCATTGGGCCCGGTGCAGATCACCTTCTTGACCGGGTCCCCGTTAACGGTGAACTCCTCCTTGCACGTGCCGTCGCTCAGCGTAGGCTTGACATACACAAAGGGCTCCTGGTGGATCGTCACGATCTGGGGACGAGGGGACATAAGGCCTGGACCACCAGCCCTGGGCTGTCCTGGGCGCTGCCCTCTTCTCAGCACCCAGAATTCCCTGGAGCCCCCCTCCCCAGATCCCTGACATTTCCcacaccaccgcccccccccaccatGCTGCTTCAGGCAGCAA includes:
- the LRRC26 gene encoding leucine-rich repeat-containing protein 26, translated to MRSPSFPSWGPPPPPPPPLQLLLLLLPWPVWTQAPAAAASWGTPGALDCPEACVCAPGGQANCSGRALPAVPGGLNRRVRVLLLNHNRVHALPPGAFVDAGALLRLDLRENGLRWVHARAFWGLGALEQLDLSANQLEGLLPGTFAPLRALRALSLAENRLARLEPAALGALPLLRALSLQDNDLPALPSGLLAGLPALNTLRLRGNPWTCGCALRPLCAWLRGHPRHAPEAETLLCVSPGRLTLSPLTAFPDAAFSHCARPLAAQDLAVVYALGPVSFLASLAACLALGSAFTACGARHRRRRRRAAARRQQRRQPDPGPGTASPAATAAQA